attttggcaccttaaaagtggcgctcagtggtattttaccgctcagcggaacTTTTTCtgtattctggttgacttttcagcattctggttgactagttgacttttctggttgactggttgacttttctgcattccaatcattcggtacttcaaatcttctttcaaatcattccaaaaacctacaaaatcaaggaaatttagtgataaaatcataaagcatatcctcaactctcttattcacaaaactaaaacaaaatcttGAGtccaagcaagcttctaagccaaaaagggtgcattaagtatcaaaattacgtataaaaataacggtttctGAACCGTTATCAGAATGACgtttgaacatcaaattcagctgggcttcgacgttcatacaagaTGGTGGAATGTGGcagttactaagcataattacacgatgtactaCTTTTTCATGATATAATGTACGTCATtagttcatctataaatatagcttgaaTTTCACATTATCCCTAGTCGctccattattattattattttttcttttaaactctcAATTTAACGTCAAAGCCCCATAGATCTTTGACGTATTTTTAGTTAGCAAGCAGTTCATAtcagaatccaaagagattttttactttttcattgaatgatgtttgaacgtcctATTCGGCTAATCTTCGACGTTCATACTAGATGGTGAACAGTGAGAGTTAATAGGCATAATTACATGATGTACTACTTTTTCATGATGAAATGTTATTGCACGTCGATTCTTAACTAGTTGGACGACACcgtttcatctataaatatagatGTGCTTTTCGTGTAAACCCTTGCCTCATGTTTatgtattgaacatattaggattcatgttttttatctccttGGCATTTTCCTTTCCGTAGATTTAGAAACATGTCtgttctttaaattgcaatttcCTCACTTGAATTTCAATGTGCTGCATTCAGACCTTAGTTCATATGAATGtggcctttgaaattcaagtcaacaaaatgctttttatagtACAGAAATGgttaagttatcttactgaaaggaaAGTGctgaggaaaaagaaatatggttcacaatatatttaatgttgaaacaattttgagaactaaaataaatttataaaaaagttgttcaacttcatcatttggcaatgtatgattctttttttaaattgtcttggagttgttttCTTCagttagatttcagagctataTGATTTCTTAGGGTGGAAACAACTtcaagataattaaaaataagatcaTTTGACGTCGAACTCTCGTCCCGTTTGACGTAGAGAAATATTgaatgttttcaaaattcataagcgttaacattttcctcttaTTTTCCACCATTCCTTGAACATTAACAAacaaatgtcttcgtttagtggAGGAATGAATggaaaaccaaaagaaaattttttcaaattgtaCTACTTGAAACGAAATCCAAATCTGTTAACTTATTTCTTTGGATTTCTATAGCTCCTTCATGCATCACCCAAACTTTTGTGACCTTGAAAGAGTTATGAGAAGACCAAAGAAAAAATGTCAATAGAGTGACAAGTTAGGGAAGTTATGTAGTGTAAGTTTTCAAATGGTACtacttaaaacaaaattcaaatctgttaacttatttcttttgttttctataaCTCCTTCATGCATCACCCAAACTTTTGTGACCTTGAAAGAGCtatgagaaaacaaaagaaaaaaagaaaaaatgttaacaaaGTGACAAGTTGGCTGGACATGATGATAAATGTTGTTAGTAAGAACCGAAGAAATTCACGTCATTCATTGGCACCACCTGACGTGTACTTTATATGGGAAAAGGCAGTTGGTTGGGcttgataaatgttgtgtttGAAACGAAGAGATCCATGTCATATGCTGACACCACTCGACGTCCACGTATATGGGAAAAGGCTGTTGGCATGCCATGATAAATGCTATGTCAAAACGAAGAGATACACGTCCAATATTGAAGGAGTTGTTAcgagaaattttataaatggaggTGTAGAGGTTATTTAAGGCTCCGAAtctgtatttataaaaaacaaagaacaacTGCTGCGAGCCCATCACGTCCTATCCCCACATAATGCGACATAATATGTGATGACCCTTCGAATTCAACCGCTTAATAAAACGTCTAAGCCACCAGTAGAAGGACGTTTTAtcggttggtttaaaagaaaaaattacaaacataaTTTCTGGCAAATAAAACGTCAAATGTGTGAAAGAATTCGACGTTCtgtggttggtttaaaagaaaaggaaaaaataataaaaaagagacTAAATAAGAAAACGTCGAAGCCAATATTCGTTCGACGTTTTATGggttgatttaaaagaaaaataaaaaataactattggCTGTAATATACAACGTCAATCTTTTCTTACGGTTGATGTCATATTAAGtaaatcaatatttagtatttatttattttgtattggacgTTAGTTGTTTCCTTAGATGACGTTAAGTGATTACTAAAGTTATTGTTTTACGTCGTGCTTGTTGTACGTTTGGCGTTATTTCCTCTAAAACAAAGATTGTAAAATCCAACCGACGTGGAGCgaatgaatttatttacaacagTGCCACCGGTCATGATTAACGTTAGCTTTTCTGTTATTGAATGTTAAACGTGTGACATTATacgctatttttgtactagtgataatAGGTACATATTATAGGATATTACTAGaataattatattgatttaatattattttccaacTTCGATGGAAATACAACATTAATAATAGTAATTCAGAGAAAATTGTACAGTACCTCCATGTTGAAATAAtataaacgaaaaaaaaaatataatacattaagGAAATAAGTGtcaaggaagaagatgaatgtgGATAAAAGAGATGAGTATGAATTGAgatcaatatataaaaatgtggACATAATAGATAATGAACAAAATGTAGATAAAGGAGAAATGTATTGATGGAAAAGATAAGTTTAAACGAATATGGATGAAAAATATAAGTGTAAGTACGTTTATGAATGAGAGTGTaataagatttatataaaatgtgagaagaaaattatgaatgaaaatatttaacatcttttaaattaaaagtaatgtaCAATTCATAGTCAATTGAAAAacgtaaataaatttataatatataatttaatatggAATAAgtaacttaaataataattgtatttttacgAGAATAATAAGTACATATTGTAGGatattattagaataattatattgatttaatattatttttcaacttgGATGGAGGGAAGTACAACGCTAATAATAGTAACTTAAAGGAAATTGTATAATAGCTCcatgtttaaataatataaatgaaaaaaaaatgaacaattaTAATACATTAAGGAAATGAgtataaatgaaaaagataatataGATATCAGGAAATGAgtataaatgaaaaagataatataGATAAAAGATATGATTAGTATGAATGAGATGAAGATATAAGAATATGGACATAATAGATAATGAACAAAATGTAAATGAAGGAGAAATGTATGGATGAAAAAGATAAGTTTCAACCAATATGGAtgaaaaatatagtataagtaAATTTATGAATGTGAGTGTAATgaaatttatatagaaaatgagaaaaaaaattatgagtagGAAGATTTGACATCTTTTAAATATGGacttttagattaaaaataatatacgATCCATATTCGACTGaagaatgtaaataaatttataatatataatttagtgtatggtaacttaaataaatataaatattaaaaaaaattaatatccaTTAAACCTTAgctagttttatttttttatttttgtaattaaaatctTCTTAGTTAcactaatttaaatatataaaatattaaaaataagtaatgtTAATGTTCATTAAACCCTATGGCTaactttatttatctttaatatttattttagtttctctAATCCTTAATATTCACTTAATCAATagactcaaataaataaaatattaaaattaaataaaatcaatatttgctaatttatttttaatatttgttttagtttttttataattaatgtcaCATActaacttaaatataaatattaaaacatataagGTTAATATTCGGTGAATCactattaactttatttattttaattttcttgacGTCCTTTTGACATATGGTAATTCTATCATAATTTAGTGAATgctataaatttatgttttcttgtaatagaattaaatataagatTCATTGATATCGTTTGAAAGTTTTTAGACTTTGCtttgtaattttagttttcactcataagttttctattttaaaattttttacacgtttgaagtatttttttcatataccTCATTATATTCTATTGTTTTCCattagaatatatattattgatttatgGTTTATGGTATTATAAGTCAACTGTCAGCGCACTTcattgaaaacatattttgcaTTAGTGCACCTAGTGTTTCGCTATCATACTGGTGCTAAATTTTCTGTGATAAGTGTGCCATCAGATCACAACTAATTATACTTAATTCAataatactatttattattataaaagataattttatattttattatttaaatatttttatatatattaagtattttttttataatattgtattattaaaataatcggaATTATGATCTCAAAAAAAATTTCCGTAATGAAAGGATGAAATCCGTTCCTCTCactatatttaattgaaaagtCATGCCTAATAGGAAGGAAGCCTTTTATAGGCAAACATATATGCagtgaaatgaaaaaataatgttaagttACCACTGATTGACTAAGAATATCTAAACTGAATGTTTTCAATTAAGGGATATGTTCATCGACTACTACGTAATTAGGTAGTATTgtaatatcatatttattttatgtacgAGTGTGAGAATCATGTCATTCTGGTGCTTTATATCTACAATTTCAATTTTGCTGCTTTTTTCTGACTGTGGTTATTGAATAATCCAGATAGCAAAAGACACTATCAAAGTTTACGGAGACGGAGACCAGGTGCAGAGACGAGTAACTTTCATACACAGAAGATTATACTTGCATACTGTTTTGACTTCTAAGCTTTACTATAGAATATGGAAGATGGAAGGCAAATAAAATGACAGTAAGAGGCTAACAGTTCAAAGGGAAAACACTTGCCTCTTTGGTGAGACACGTTTAGAATATCCTGACATCGGAACTCATTCATATCTAGTGTCGTATCCATTCTCCTATTTAACATTTTACTCATATATACAGACCAATTTCATTCATTGACTCAACGGGAAGCAAGAGAAGCGCAATCTGCTGTTGAGGCAACAGAGTCGAGAGTGTGAACCTTACTCCTCTTCCGCTTTGGCACCATTTTTGTCGGTTTCAGGCTTCTCCGGGAATCTTCAGGGATTAAGTCACGGATTTTGTCCATCCTCTTCGACTGGCTCGTGACACGGAAGCTCTCATCAGATGAAGCAGACAACACGCTCTTGCCTTCGGAGAAACTGATTCTCTCGACGGAGGTTTCGCAGCACTCTTGCCATTTGAGCTCTGCCAAATCCGCCAACACGTCCACCAGTGCCACCGCCGCAAACGTCGACACATTGTCACGCAAGGTCGAACGCGGCACATCTACAAGATCCAGCGACTCCACCGCCTCCACCAGCATCTTCTGCGCACGGATTCGAGATAGGTTTTTTCAATTTCTCAAAACGAAAACTTATTCGATAATCATCTCCTGTTGTTCGAAAATTTCCGGACAGAGACCTAAACTACCAAGGCAATCTAGAACTTCTAATCTTAAAGCGCgttgaatttaaaagaaatcaaGGAATAAAAACTTAAGGAGAAAACGGTGAAATAGGCAACGTTTTCCCTCAAAGTTTTGTTACTAACCAAAAGGAACTTAAGATAGAGCTTGAGGGAGAAAAGAACCTTGGGAGCGTGGTGGATTTTCTTGAATCCGTGAATGCGGATGACCTGTGGcaataggaagaagaaaaattaacgATGAAATGCAGAGTATCGAAAGAAAATTGACAATGAAAATGAGAATTGAAAAATGCACATAATGAATGGAACCTGGTTAAGTTGATTGATTGTTAGGTGAAGCGTTTGGCGAGAATGAAGGAGATGGAGATAGTCGTCCAGCCATAGTTTGTCTTTCTTCGAAGGCCGTTTCTTCATGGAACTTCCTTGCGATTGCGGAATCGCTGATGGTAATTCTTCTGCCATTTTTTATAACGGAATGAGAGAGAGGAAAGCGTCTCCTTTTATACCACGATTGCACGCGCGTTAGTTAGTGTTAGTTACAATTAcacttattaaattaaatgaatagaTAAAGCCGCGATATGAATTATGAACCATCATAACATGTTTAGTCAAAAGacaaatttttcatttcatcattGGTGATATATCCAAATGCAATGATTCATAAGAGAATACACTGTTATACACAAAAGAACATAGCTTAGAAATAAGGTACAAGTTTTATAGTTATGCAGTAGGATAAGATGCCATCATAGCTATGCCACATAGTCCTTCTTGAGCAGCCACACCTCTTTGCATCCTAATGTAGCCTTCTTCACCCCACTCTGTTCCCCATGAGTTCTTAACTAACCAATACTTGCTCCCATCATCACTAACACCATATCCCACAGCAGTCACACCGTGATCCAGTTCAGTTCCACAAGAACCAGTGAAGACACCACTCTTGTAAAATTGAAAGTCAGAGCCACTGGCATCAATGGCTACAGAAACTGGTTGATTGGCAACCGCTTTCTGAAGGGCTTTCTCATTGTTAACAGGGACATCTTCGTAGCCAGTAATGGTTGCAGCACCGATGGCTTCTGCCTTTGCATTGCATTTTCCATCAACACCCTTGTAGGGGTAATTGGCTTCGGTGTTTAGTCCATGATTTttaatgatgaatttgaaaGCATCATCCATAAAACCACCTTCACAACCCTGGTCCACACCTTTTGTGTCACAATCAACAAGTTCTTGTTCAGATAAAGAGATCAGTTTCCCAGTAGTGAGTGCATGAATTCCTTCAGTTGCTGCAACTGCGGAAAACGCCCAACAACATCCTACAAGATAAATTAATAGTTAGATAACGATTGAGTTTATAATTTGACTTGGAAATGCGAATGAAGAATGAAGCATTTGCTTACCACATTGACCTTGGTTCTTCACGGGTGTAACTGCACCCTTTTGCCTCCAATCCACTGTAGAAGGAACTGCAGTCACATTTTCATACTTAAAAGTGGTTGACCTTATGATTGAGGAACACATGTGGGCCTTGAACCTATTTCTGCTTGCTATGAACTCCTCGTTGGTGAGGTCTGCAAATTGGTTAATGCCTAACAGATAAGGTTTATTGGCAGCATTGTTGGAGGCTTCGATGTAATTCACATTTTCCTTAAATATTCTGAAACGCTTTTCCCTTTCCTCAGGGTCCTTGTACTCTATGCCATAACGATTCATCCATTGTTCATGTCTCTCATACATCGAGGCATCTTGGAGAGTGCGACATGTGACTTGGAAACTCCAGAATCCCATGCAGAAAAGCAATGTCAGTAAAATATAATAGAACTGACTTTTTGCAACCATGATGGCTTGTTCTTGTATTTGTTGCTGAGGGAAGTGTGCTGTGGAGTGGTATTGAGGATTGTTTGTGGTGTTTAAATAGGCATGTTAACGTTGAATTATAAGTTAGTTTTCACCTTTCAACTGAAATCTCGAAGCACCTCTTTCTTGTAGGTAATAAGAAATTATAGCTTGGTTGTGCTGTTATGGACAAATTGTTTGTCAAACGTAGATGCTTCATGTACCATACTGCCAAATTACCTCTCAAGAGGATTGTGCGTGTTGGAAAAGCTGACTAATAAAAAATGGAACTTTGAAAGCTTTATCAACTGTGCAGGCAAATTGCTAATGCACTAGCAAACGAAAACTTAGAATCTtccaaaatcaaattataatatatatttttgacacataaatatatatatagtaaaacaATATGTTTATTGAAAGTGATCttttattcaatattaataAATCAAGTGTAACAGGGTACGCCATCGCCAAGCCGAAAGAATAACAAGACTGAAACCAAGTAGTAGGTTTAATTACTCAAGTTAACCTGTTCTTCCAACTAGTTAATTTACTAGTAAAAAGTTATGCAAGTCCCAACTTATGCCCTCATAAATTGAGTAGAAAgcgtattattttttaagacggtttaatttaatttagacaTGTAAAGTATTAAAGTTTCCTAATTAATAACTTTTCTGCCTGCATCTTTAAATGTAAGTTACTTTAATCTCCTTGATATCCTATTTGGTTTGGTTAAtgagtatgattttttttaagggTCTTGAAAAATACTCTAACTCTAAGGACATGAGGGAGGAGATATGAgcaattatttttacaattgaCAACGGTTTGAGAATCgagatatattaaaatgagataAAGAAAATGGTTTTTCGTCTTGATATAAACTGAAGCAAAAAGGTCATTTTGTTGGGAATGTGTTCATTTTTGGattggtaaaaataaaataaaagaagaaagaaagcagGGGAAGAAGACGAACAAGAATGCaatatttactaataaaatttatcgacaaattttttTGTAGTTAACGAcgaatttttttcttcaataactACTGACGGATGTAAAATTTCATTGATAAATTTACTGACACCACTATTACCGATGAATTTTTGCCCATTAGAAATCTATGAAAAAAATAGTCGTTCTAGACTGTTTGTTTGAGATAGAGGGAAAAGACATTGAGGCATTAATTTGATATGCACTGAGAGGAAAGGTATGTACCTTTTAGTAGAGTAATGTTGAAAGGTTTCTTTCATAAGTTGGTTTAGATGTTCAAGAAAtgttgattattatatttttattccttcCTTTTTTTAGTATAGTTAAGCAAAAATCTAGGGTATTTTCCACCACTTTAGTTATAACCAATTGTGAGTCCAATTACCAGAACTATGATGAAGgtattttaaagttataaataCCTATCCAGATTACTTAGTTTCACACTTTTTTCATTGATTTCAGCTTATAAAATAGTCTTGACGTCTAGTTTTACACAATCACTTCTTATTTTCAGGTTGATTTGGTTATTACGCCTATTTTTCACTTGGAAAGATCGTTTTTGTGGTACTGCTCAACATTGGTGGATTTTGGTAGAGgtgaaataatttttcatatgacGGTGCATCACTTTGTAAATTCCTTGTTTTTTGTTAACAAATCTGAACACTTGTTATGgaggaaaaaattatttaaccgAAGAGAGCatttgagagagaaagaggatgAGTAATTCTCCaatacaaaggaaaaaaaaagaaagcaatGAAGAATATAGAGTTAAGTGGATAACAAATATTCCTATTTATGAAGCACTTTAATTCTCTCCTCACATTGAACAAATGGGAAAAGCCAAGAAGTTCTCTTCCCATGGAATAAAATGATTGATTGATTTATTGAATATGTAAGTTAatgtctttctttttaatttagatGATGTGGTTTTTATTTTGTCATCCGTTCATTGAGTATCCACAAGAATAGAGTAATTTGTACATGCAACAAATatatcttttcttatcacttttgttgtttttgaatgttGAGCATTTAAagtcatttaatgcttgctcagaacaacaaagtgaGTTTTGATTTTCTACCGTTAGGTAGCATTTTGCAATTAAGCTCTTATCTCCACGGATACCAAGCGTGGATAGATACTTCATCGTTAGACGAAGTACTGATTAAGCTCATGGTATCATTTAGTCAAGTAAACACTTCTTCTATTTTTGTATCTTTCTAGACGGATAGGGTTTAACTTGTTTAAgctttcttttgtattttacttttatgtattttaaaatgttttgtcAAAGACATTGTCTCGACCTATTATGTTTTCGAGAGCTTTattgaatacctttctcaagtATGATAAGCATCAAGCATTTAACTTCAATTCTCTTAGACATTTTAGGCACAACATCATTTAGCCATGTGTCTAGATGTTTTGTCCtagatgtttttctattatttacaAACCTGAGTGTCTATCTAAGTTTTCTTATATTGGGGATTTTGGTTTTAGGTTTTGTGGGTTTGGGATTTTGGATCTAAGTCTTGTGTTTTCATCCTAAGTCATTTTCTGATTATTATCCCGTTtcaatgttatttgattaaatttcaaaacatgaaagcATTTATGCacatagacgattttgtcttaacaacacttatttccttttgttttttggtggctatatatatatatatatatatatatacctatacacactcacacacaaaGCCTTCACATGTTGTCTATTGGAGTTGAATTCCTTCCTTGCTCCCTTCCAAAGATGGTAGACAGTGTTGGAAGTTACTCTAATACTAAAAACAATGGCATTAGGGGACAAGACTATTTGTTGCCAATAACTAGTGTTGGGAGGATCATGAAGCGGATTCTACCTCCTAATGCAAAAATCTCAAAGGAATCAAAGGAAACAGTGTAGGAGTTTATATGCTTTGTGACGAGTGAGGGTTCAAAGAATTGAAGAAAGGAGAGGAGCAAGACTCTGAACGAAGATGATATATGATGGGCCTTATGGTCTCTTAGCTTTGATGACTATACAGAGCCATTCAAAAGGTATTTGCTCAGGTATAGAGACTTAGAAGTAGATAGATCAGTCAtcaaagagagagaaaatatccCATCTAAAGACAAGGATGCTTAATTCTGATCCTAGAACAACCTTCAAGGAATTAATTACCAGAATATTGCATTGTGTCTTCAACAAGGCTAGTTTAAGGTATTAAGGATGTTAAGACTAGATTAAGGTTCAATTACCCCTAATGTTGAGGCTAGTTTAAGGTTTGGTTACCCTTGATTTCAGTGAAAAATCAATCATGTTTGTGAATCAAACAACATTATACACAAAAAGAGATGAAATCCATTGTGCACAACATATGGCCAATTTTTCCAATGACACAAAACAACAACGTTGGCTTCAATTTTAACACACTATGAAACCACATTTCTCAACCAAATTGTAGTTCTTATTATTACACACATTTAACATCAAAGAACATGGGCATCAACTTTTACATTTCATTCTAAACACATAACTTACCTCGACAACAAGATGTCTCGATATCCTCTTTCGGCAATGGCAACCCTCGTAAACCATGACGACACCAAAACCCCCACAAGGGACCCTCGACCAAAAGTCTGTCAACCAAGAACCCTCCACGCAACAAGCAGGCTCACGTCATCATAGCACCCTCCTCACGGAAGCACCAATACATCATAGTAAAGGTCAGTGGAGGTTGGGGAACAATAGAGCGAGTGTGAAAGAGAAAGATTTCAACCAAAATGAATTTAGAGGAGTGAAATCTGAAATTTTAACCTTATTTCATCATAGAACACGAGTGAAAGTAAAACGAGGTGTGGGGAGTGAAGGGCAATGGCGATTGGGGGAGTGAAAGGCAATGAAGCTTCCGGAAGACAAGATCGTGAGTGAAAGAGGAAATATTTCG
The Vigna angularis cultivar LongXiaoDou No.4 chromosome 5, ASM1680809v1, whole genome shotgun sequence genome window above contains:
- the LOC108322087 gene encoding uncharacterized protein LOC108322087; translated protein: MKKRPSKKDKLWLDDYLHLLHSRQTLHLTINQLNQVIRIHGFKKIHHAPKKMLVEAVESLDLVDVPRSTLRDNVSTFAAVALVDVLADLAELKWQECCETSVERISFSEGKSVLSASSDESFRVTSQSKRMDKIRDLIPEDSRRSLKPTKMVPKRKRSKVHTLDSVASTADCASLASR
- the LOC108322086 gene encoding senescence-specific cysteine protease SAG39 produces the protein MVAKSQFYYILLTLLFCMGFWSFQVTCRTLQDASMYERHEQWMNRYGIEYKDPEEREKRFRIFKENVNYIEASNNAANKPYLLGINQFADLTNEEFIASRNRFKAHMCSSIIRSTTFKYENVTAVPSTVDWRQKGAVTPVKNQGQCGCCWAFSAVAATEGIHALTTGKLISLSEQELVDCDTKGVDQGCEGGFMDDAFKFIIKNHGLNTEANYPYKGVDGKCNAKAEAIGAATITGYEDVPVNNEKALQKAVANQPVSVAIDASGSDFQFYKSGVFTGSCGTELDHGVTAVGYGVSDDGSKYWLVKNSWGTEWGEEGYIRMQRGVAAQEGLCGIAMMASYPTA